One window of Flavobacterium dauae genomic DNA carries:
- the crcB gene encoding fluoride efflux transporter CrcB, producing MNILGLAIAGAIGTVCRYEISKVITYQQFPVATLLINTLGSLLLGFLFVKYAANQQQLFVVLGIGFCGGFTTFSTFSLDMFKMLQTQQYLNFATYLSLSIILGLIGVFAGTYLAKLI from the coding sequence ATGAATATTTTAGGATTGGCGATAGCCGGCGCCATTGGAACCGTTTGCAGATACGAAATTAGTAAAGTAATAACGTATCAGCAATTTCCTGTTGCAACTTTATTAATAAACACATTAGGAAGCCTTTTATTAGGCTTTCTTTTCGTTAAATATGCAGCAAACCAACAACAGTTATTCGTAGTTTTAGGAATTGGTTTTTGTGGCGGATTTACCACTTTTTCTACCTTTTCGTTAGATATGTTTAAAATGCTGCAAACTCAGCAATATTTAAATTTTGCAACCTATTTAAGTCTTTCAATTATTTTAGGATTAATCGGCGTTTTTGCAGGAACGTATCTAGCTAAATTAATTTAA